A genomic region of Solanum dulcamara chromosome 2, daSolDulc1.2, whole genome shotgun sequence contains the following coding sequences:
- the LOC129880879 gene encoding putative serine/threonine-protein kinase-like protein CCR3 yields the protein MMLPISGAGAGAVIVATVIALITSVLLPFSHALGGSATTLAIVYGANISVCGIVASQPIQKIHCWSENQSAPTAISPEVSFNSIAGGVNGFTGVETGGFSLLFWNSSFHPKRLYFNYSTLLTTVTMGDTQICGLTNGTQNVKCWRDDSNSMKQPNGSSQFMSISSGTGFSCGILKSSNSVVCWGKNSDIASAIQSGFGNIKVVNIFAGGKHACGMNSTGFVICKGDNENGQLDIPSNFAYEYNGLALGVNHTCGIIRMNYTVICWGGNGAFSTYLTKGLSFESIVAGSDFTCGLTSGNFSVICWGRGWSSNMYPSGTELPLPMILPGPCVHNICDCGTYPQSKTLCSGNGNICRPCDFSVGVAPPPSPPVFIMVPSTPSRGLRKGLLAFVIVGSVGAIAGICTIVYCLWTGVCFGKKKIHNSVQPTISTNNNASQQCYSSGQVSRSSTLRRQGSRLMRRQRSGTSSIHGERAEEFLFSELVAATNNFSLKNKIGAGSFGVVYKGKLADGREVAIKRGETSPKMKKFLEKEKAFESELAFLSRLHHKHLVRLVGYCEEMDERLLVYEFMKNGALYDHLHDKNNVEKSSSVVNSWKMRIKIALDAARGIEYLHNYAVPPIIHRDIKSSNILIDSNWIARVSDFGLSLMWPETDASFSQPMRAAGTVGYIDPEYYGLNVLTAKSDVYGLGVVLLELLTGKRALFKTSEKGDVPMSVVDFSVPAIMAGELNKILDPRVGVPELREAEGVELVAYTAMHCVHLEGKHRPIMTDIVSNLERALAACDVSHDSISSTQASIISD from the coding sequence ATGATGTTACCCATCTCCGGCGCCGGCGCCGGCGCCGTTATCGTCGCTACCGTAATTGCACTGATAACTTCTGTTTTACTACCATTTTCTCATGCCCTTGGTGGCTCAGCAACCACTTTGGCCATCGTTTACGGCGCCAACATCTCTGTCTGTGGCATAGTAGCTTCTCAACCAATCCAAAAAATCCACTGCTGGTCAGAAAATCAATCAGCACCCACCGCCATATCACCTGAGGTCTCCTTTAACTCCATCGCCGGCGGAGTTAACGGTTTTACCGGCGTAGAAACCGGTGGGTTTTCCCTTCTCTTCTGGAACTCAAGTTTTCATCCCAAAAGACTCTACTTCAATTACTCAACCTTGTTAACAACTGTTACAATGGGGGATACTCAAATTTGTGGATTAACAAATGGTACTCAAAATGTTAAATGTTGGAGAGATGACTCGAATTCGATGAAACAACCAAATGGGTCGTCACAATTCATGTCAATTTCATCTGGGACGGGATTTTCTTGCGGAATTTTGAAAAGTTCAAATAGCGTTGTTTGCTGGGGAAAAAATAGTGATATTGCTTCAGCTATTCAATCTGGTTTTGGTAATATTAAAGTGGTGAATATATTTGCCGGCGGAAAACATGCTTGTGGGATGAATTCTACAGGTTTTGTAATTTGCAAAGGAGATAATGAAAATGGTCAATTAGATATACCATCTAATTTTGCTTATGAGTATAATGGATTAGCTTTAGGGGTTAATCATACTTGTGGAATTATTAGAATGAATTATACAGTGATTTGTTGGGGTGGGAATGGTGCATTTTCGACTTATTTAACGAAAGGTCTTTCTTTTGAATCAATTGTTGCTGGTTCAGAttttacttgtggattaacaaGTGGGAATTTTTCTGTAATCTGTTGGGGACGTGGTTGGAGTAGTAATATGTATCCTTCAGGTACTGAACTTCCTTTACCAATGATTCTTCCAGGTCCATGTGTTCATAATATATGTGATTGTGGTACATATCCTCAGTCGAAAACGTTGTGTTCTGGCAATGGTAATATTTGTAGGCCTTGTGATTTTTCGGTTGGAGTAGCTCCACCACCATCACCACCTGTATTTATTATGGTGCCATCGACTCCATCTAGGGGGCTGAGAAAGGGATTGTTAGCTTTTGTGATTGTTGGATCAGTTGGGGCTATTGCAGGGATTTGTACTATTGTTTATTGTTTATGGACTGGTGTTTGTTTTGggaagaagaaaattcataattCTGTTCAACCTACTATTAGTACTAATAATAATGCTTCTCAACAATGTTATAGTAGTGGTCAAGTTTCAAGATCATCCACTCTCAGGCGCCAAGGGTCGAGGCTGATGAGGCGTCAAAGGAGTGGAACTTCATCTATACATGGTGAGAGAGCAGAGGAGTTTCTGTTTTCGGAGCTTGTTGCAGCTACCAACAATTTCTCTTTAAAGAATAAGATTGGCGCTGGCAGCTTTGGGGTTGTTTACAAGGGAAAATTAGCTGACGGTCGTGAGGTTGCAATTAAGCGTGGTGAAACAAGTCCGAAGATGAAGAAATTCCTGGAGAAAGAGAAGGCCTTTGAATCAGAATTGGCATTCTTGTCCCGACTACACCACAAACACTTGGTTAGATTGGTTGGTTATTGCGAAGAAATGGATGAAAGACTCTTGGTTTATGAGTTCATGAAGAATGGGGCGCTTTATGATCATTTACATGATAAGAACAATGTGGAGaagagtagtagtgtagtcaatTCTTGGAAAATGAGGATCAAGATTGCATTAGATGCTGCTCGTGGCATTGAATATCTTCACAATTATGCAGTTCCACCTATAATTCACCGGGACATTAAGTCATCCAACATCTTGATCGATTCAAATTGGATCGCAAGAGTGTCAGATTTTGGATTATCGTTAATGTGGCCGGAGACAGATGCAAGTTTCAGTCAGCCAATGAGGGCAGCAGGCACAGTTGGGTATATTGATCCAGAGTACTATGGACTAAATGTCTTGACAGCAAAGAGTGATGTCTATGGACTTGGGGTGGTATTGTTAGAACTTTTGACAGGAAAAAGAGCCTTATTCAAGACTAGTGAAAAAGGGGACGTGCCAATGAGTGTTGTCGACTTCTCAGTACCAGCAATTATGGCTGGAGAATTGAACAAGATTTTGGATCCCAGAGTTGGGGTGCCAGAGTTGAGGGAAGCAGAGGGAGTAGAATTGGTGGCATATACTGCAATGCATTGTGTGCACTTGGAAGGAAAACATAGACCTATCATGACTGATATTGTTTCTAATTTAGAGAGAGCTTTGGCTGCATGTGATGTTAGCCATGACAGCATCTCTAGTACTCAAGCCTCCATTATTTCAGATTGA